From one Doryrhamphus excisus isolate RoL2022-K1 chromosome 9, RoL_Dexc_1.0, whole genome shotgun sequence genomic stretch:
- the gcgb gene encoding glucagon b: MKHAHSLAGLLLLMVIHSSRQASDPHADTSDKSVSGEGLQLSNTKRHSEGTFSNDYSKYLETRRAQDFVQWLKNSKRNGSLFRRHADGTYTSDMSYYLRDRAARDFVTLLMTGRGRPQ, from the exons ATGAAGCACGCTCACTCTTTGGCCGGACTCCTGCTCCTCATGGTCATCCACAGCAGCCGGCAGGCGTCTGACCCCCACGCTGACACCAG CGACAAGTCGGTCTCCGGTGAAGGGCTCCAGCTGTCAAACACCAAGAGACACTCGGAGGGAACCTTTTCCAACGACTACAGTAAATACCTGGAAACCAGAAGAGCTCAAGACTTCGTTCAGTGGCTGAAGAACTCCAAACGAAACGG AAGCCTCTTCAGGCGCCACGCCGATGGAACCTACACCAGCGACATGAGCTACTACCTGCGGGACCGGGCCGCCAGGGACTTTGTCACCTTGCTGATGACTGGCCGAGGACGACCACAGTAG
- the fap gene encoding prolyl endopeptidase FAP isoform X3 has translation MSFISNGSLPAEVQYFTWAPEGNKYAYVSHFNVFFKDHVTADTVQVTHNGKKNEILNGVPDWVYEEEVFASNGALWWSSSGRYLAYAEFNDTEVEKVEFSWYGAQQYPETVTIPYPKAGSNLTKVKLFVVDTTNASHRMRVPPPASIASSDHILCSVTFVTDQRLAVQWLTRKQNYLLVQIYDFDGISWQEKQKFEQTSQTGWIGHFVPLPLFFAEDKISFYKVMSDTSGYKHIHHITDGKASAVTAGKWEVIYISKVTKDAIYFVSNEYEGVPVKRNLYKVPIGSGASGRQCLTCRFEEDRCQYNSAYFSINASYYRLDCYGPGLPLYALMDNRGPGAKMSTLEDNQDLDNILKEFHMPTMKYGTFKVAGFDLWYQMMLPPHFKSSKQYPLLIDVYGGPASQTVDYRFKLNWATFLSSKYGMVVASFDGRGSGYQGDQVLHAIYGRLGTLEVDDQIAAVRKFIDLGFIRKDRIAIWGWSYGGYVTSMALAAGSGLFKCGIAVAPVAKWEYYDAVYTERYMGTPTENADSYKNSTVTGRAKNFKGTDYLLVHGTADDNVHFQQAAQISKALVEEQVDFQAMWYTDKDHSLRGSAYRHTYTLMSHFLHKCLISSS, from the exons AT GAGCTTCATCAGCAACGGCAGTCTTCCTGCCGAGGTGCAGTACTTCACCTGGGCCCCGGAGGGAAATAAATAC GCTTACGTGTCCCACTTCAACGTTTTCTTCAAAGACCACGTCACGGCTGACACAGTACAGGTCACCCACAACGGCAAAAAGAATGAGATCCTGAACGGAGTCCCTGATTGGGTTTATGAGG AGGAGGTGTTTGCATCAAATGGAGCGTTATGGTGGTCTTCAAGTGGAAGATACTTGGCGTACGCTGAGTTTAATGACACAGAAGTGGAGAAAGTGGAGTTCTCCTGGTACGGAGCTCAGCAGTATCCTGAAACAGTGACTATTCCCTACCCCAAG GCGGGGTCAAACCTGACTAAGGTCAAACTATTTGTGGTCGATACCACAAACGCATCACACCGCATGCGGGTCCCTCCCCCTGCCTCCATTGCATCAag TGATCACATTTTGTGCTCAGTGACCTTCGTCACAGACCAACGCCTCGCAGTGCAGTGGCTCACCAGGAAGCAGAATTACCTGCTGGTGCAGATTTATGACTTTGATGGAATCAGCTGGCAAGAAAAACAG AAATTTGAGCAAACAAGCCAGACAGGCTGGATCGGCCAT TTCGTGCCTTTACCTCTTTTCTTTGCTGAGGATAAAATCAGCTTCTACAAGGTGATGAGCGACACCAGTGGTTACAAACATATTCATCACATCACAGAT GGCAAAGCAAGTGCTGTTACTGCTGGGAAATGGGAAGTCATCTACATATCCAAAGTGACCAAAGATGCCAT ATACTTTGTGAGTAACGAGTATGAAGGCGTTCCTGTCAAGAGAAACCTTTACAA GGTGCCCATAGGAAGCGGAGCATCGGGCCGTCAGTGCCTCACCTGCCGCTTTGAGGAGGACAGGTGTCAGTACAACTCAGCCTACTTCAGCATCAACGCCTCCTACTACCGCTTGGACTGCTACG GACCGGGTCTGCCCCTCTACGCGCTCATGGATAACCGGGGCCCAGGTGCAA AGATGTCCACCCTGGAAGATAACCAGGACCTGGACAACATCCTGAAGGAATTCCACATGCCGACCATGAAGTACGGCACCTTCAAGGTGGCAGGATTCG ATCTTTGGTATCAGATGATGTTACCGCCTCATTTCAAGTCATCTAAACAATATCCTCTTCTCATCGACGT GTACGGGGGTCCGGCCAGTCAGACAGTGGACTACCGTTTCAAGTTGAACTGGGCCACCTTCCTGTCCAGCAAGTACGGGATGGTGGTGGCCAGCTTCGATGGAAGGGGAAGCGGTTACCAAGGCGACCAGGTACTCCACGCCATCTATGGGCGCCTGGGGACCTTGGAGGTGGACGATCAGATAGCGGCTGTCAG gaAATTCATCGATTTGGGTTTTATCAGGAAAGACAGGATAGCCATATGGGGCTGG TCCTACGGTGGCTACGTGACCTCCATGGCCCTGGCTGCCGGAAGCGGACTTTTCAAATGCGGAATAGCGGTCGCCCCGGTAGCCAAGTGGGAATATTACG ATGCCGTGTACACCGAACGCTACATGGGCACACCGACAGAAAACGCCGACTCGTACAAG AATTCCACGGTAACGGGCCGAGCGAAGAACTTCAAGGGTACAGATTACCTGCTGGTCCATGGCACAGCAGACG ACAACGTCCACTTCCAGCAGGCAGCGCAGATCTCCAAAGCTCTGGTGGAGGAGCAGGTGGACTTCCAGGCCATG TGGTACACAGACAAGGACCATTCCCTCCGAGGCTCCGCCTACCGCCACACCTACACCCTGATGAGTCACTTCCTCCACAAATGCCTCATTTCTTCCTCCTAG
- the fap gene encoding dipeptidyl peptidase 4 isoform X2 codes for MMGGSKVMWVLLGAVVVITLITVTAVYLSKSNSRKRLFTLEDYFNDTIRWRSYNLYWISDQEYLHKTRDGSIFLHNVETQQESLYLSNSTFEQVAATDYLLSGDFKYVAFESNYTKKWRHSFTASYSIYDRANMSFISNGSLPAEVQYFTWAPEGNKYAYVSHFNVFFKDHVTADTVQVTHNGKKNEILNGVPDWVYEEEVFASNGALWWSSSGRYLAYAEFNDTEVEKVEFSWYGAQQYPETVTIPYPKAGSNLTKVKLFVVDTTNASHRMRVPPPASIASSDHILCSVTFVTDQRLAVQWLTRKQNYLLVQIYDFDGISWQEKQKFEQTSQTGWIGHFVPLPLFFAEDKISFYKVMSDTSGYKHIHHITDGKASAVTAGKWEVIYISKVTKDAIYFVSNEYEGVPVKRNLYKVPIGSGASGRQCLTCRFEEDRCQYNSAYFSINASYYRLDCYEMSTLEDNQDLDNILKEFHMPTMKYGTFKVAGFDLWYQMMLPPHFKSSKQYPLLIDVYGGPASQTVDYRFKLNWATFLSSKYGMVVASFDGRGSGYQGDQVLHAIYGRLGTLEVDDQIAAVRKFIDLGFIRKDRIAIWGWSYGGYVTSMALAAGSGLFKCGIAVAPVAKWEYYDAVYTERYMGTPTENADSYKNSTVTGRAKNFKGTDYLLVHGTADDNVHFQQAAQISKALVEEQVDFQAMWYTDKDHSLRGSAYRHTYTLMSHFLHKCLISSS; via the exons ATGATG GGCGGCAGCAAGGTCATGTGGGTGCTGCTGGGGGCGGTGGTGGTCATCACCTTAATCACCGTGACGGCCGTTTATTTGAGCA AATCCAATAGTCGTAAAAGGCTGTTTACCCTTGAAGACTACTTCAATGACACCATCAGGTGGAGATCCTACAACCTCTATTGGATATCAG ATCAGGAGTATCTGCACAAAACAAGAGACGGGAGCATCTTCCTCCACAACGTGGAAACACAGCAGGAGTCGCTATATTTGAGCAATTCAActttt GAACAAGTTGCCGCCACAGATTACCTGCTGTCGGGGGATTTCAAATACGTGGCTTTTGAAAGCAACTACACAAAG AAGTGGAGACACTCATTCACGGCGTCGTACTCCATCTATGACAGAGCCAACAT GAGCTTCATCAGCAACGGCAGTCTTCCTGCCGAGGTGCAGTACTTCACCTGGGCCCCGGAGGGAAATAAATAC GCTTACGTGTCCCACTTCAACGTTTTCTTCAAAGACCACGTCACGGCTGACACAGTACAGGTCACCCACAACGGCAAAAAGAATGAGATCCTGAACGGAGTCCCTGATTGGGTTTATGAGG AGGAGGTGTTTGCATCAAATGGAGCGTTATGGTGGTCTTCAAGTGGAAGATACTTGGCGTACGCTGAGTTTAATGACACAGAAGTGGAGAAAGTGGAGTTCTCCTGGTACGGAGCTCAGCAGTATCCTGAAACAGTGACTATTCCCTACCCCAAG GCGGGGTCAAACCTGACTAAGGTCAAACTATTTGTGGTCGATACCACAAACGCATCACACCGCATGCGGGTCCCTCCCCCTGCCTCCATTGCATCAag TGATCACATTTTGTGCTCAGTGACCTTCGTCACAGACCAACGCCTCGCAGTGCAGTGGCTCACCAGGAAGCAGAATTACCTGCTGGTGCAGATTTATGACTTTGATGGAATCAGCTGGCAAGAAAAACAG AAATTTGAGCAAACAAGCCAGACAGGCTGGATCGGCCAT TTCGTGCCTTTACCTCTTTTCTTTGCTGAGGATAAAATCAGCTTCTACAAGGTGATGAGCGACACCAGTGGTTACAAACATATTCATCACATCACAGAT GGCAAAGCAAGTGCTGTTACTGCTGGGAAATGGGAAGTCATCTACATATCCAAAGTGACCAAAGATGCCAT ATACTTTGTGAGTAACGAGTATGAAGGCGTTCCTGTCAAGAGAAACCTTTACAA GGTGCCCATAGGAAGCGGAGCATCGGGCCGTCAGTGCCTCACCTGCCGCTTTGAGGAGGACAGGTGTCAGTACAACTCAGCCTACTTCAGCATCAACGCCTCCTACTACCGCTTGGACTGCTACG AGATGTCCACCCTGGAAGATAACCAGGACCTGGACAACATCCTGAAGGAATTCCACATGCCGACCATGAAGTACGGCACCTTCAAGGTGGCAGGATTCG ATCTTTGGTATCAGATGATGTTACCGCCTCATTTCAAGTCATCTAAACAATATCCTCTTCTCATCGACGT GTACGGGGGTCCGGCCAGTCAGACAGTGGACTACCGTTTCAAGTTGAACTGGGCCACCTTCCTGTCCAGCAAGTACGGGATGGTGGTGGCCAGCTTCGATGGAAGGGGAAGCGGTTACCAAGGCGACCAGGTACTCCACGCCATCTATGGGCGCCTGGGGACCTTGGAGGTGGACGATCAGATAGCGGCTGTCAG gaAATTCATCGATTTGGGTTTTATCAGGAAAGACAGGATAGCCATATGGGGCTGG TCCTACGGTGGCTACGTGACCTCCATGGCCCTGGCTGCCGGAAGCGGACTTTTCAAATGCGGAATAGCGGTCGCCCCGGTAGCCAAGTGGGAATATTACG ATGCCGTGTACACCGAACGCTACATGGGCACACCGACAGAAAACGCCGACTCGTACAAG AATTCCACGGTAACGGGCCGAGCGAAGAACTTCAAGGGTACAGATTACCTGCTGGTCCATGGCACAGCAGACG ACAACGTCCACTTCCAGCAGGCAGCGCAGATCTCCAAAGCTCTGGTGGAGGAGCAGGTGGACTTCCAGGCCATG TGGTACACAGACAAGGACCATTCCCTCCGAGGCTCCGCCTACCGCCACACCTACACCCTGATGAGTCACTTCCTCCACAAATGCCTCATTTCTTCCTCCTAG
- the fap gene encoding dipeptidyl peptidase 4 isoform X1: protein MMGGSKVMWVLLGAVVVITLITVTAVYLSKSNSRKRLFTLEDYFNDTIRWRSYNLYWISDQEYLHKTRDGSIFLHNVETQQESLYLSNSTFEQVAATDYLLSGDFKYVAFESNYTKKWRHSFTASYSIYDRANMSFISNGSLPAEVQYFTWAPEGNKYAYVSHFNVFFKDHVTADTVQVTHNGKKNEILNGVPDWVYEEEVFASNGALWWSSSGRYLAYAEFNDTEVEKVEFSWYGAQQYPETVTIPYPKAGSNLTKVKLFVVDTTNASHRMRVPPPASIASSDHILCSVTFVTDQRLAVQWLTRKQNYLLVQIYDFDGISWQEKQKFEQTSQTGWIGHFVPLPLFFAEDKISFYKVMSDTSGYKHIHHITDGKASAVTAGKWEVIYISKVTKDAIYFVSNEYEGVPVKRNLYKVPIGSGASGRQCLTCRFEEDRCQYNSAYFSINASYYRLDCYGPGLPLYALMDNRGPGAKMSTLEDNQDLDNILKEFHMPTMKYGTFKVAGFDLWYQMMLPPHFKSSKQYPLLIDVYGGPASQTVDYRFKLNWATFLSSKYGMVVASFDGRGSGYQGDQVLHAIYGRLGTLEVDDQIAAVRKFIDLGFIRKDRIAIWGWSYGGYVTSMALAAGSGLFKCGIAVAPVAKWEYYDAVYTERYMGTPTENADSYKNSTVTGRAKNFKGTDYLLVHGTADDNVHFQQAAQISKALVEEQVDFQAMWYTDKDHSLRGSAYRHTYTLMSHFLHKCLISSS from the exons ATGATG GGCGGCAGCAAGGTCATGTGGGTGCTGCTGGGGGCGGTGGTGGTCATCACCTTAATCACCGTGACGGCCGTTTATTTGAGCA AATCCAATAGTCGTAAAAGGCTGTTTACCCTTGAAGACTACTTCAATGACACCATCAGGTGGAGATCCTACAACCTCTATTGGATATCAG ATCAGGAGTATCTGCACAAAACAAGAGACGGGAGCATCTTCCTCCACAACGTGGAAACACAGCAGGAGTCGCTATATTTGAGCAATTCAActttt GAACAAGTTGCCGCCACAGATTACCTGCTGTCGGGGGATTTCAAATACGTGGCTTTTGAAAGCAACTACACAAAG AAGTGGAGACACTCATTCACGGCGTCGTACTCCATCTATGACAGAGCCAACAT GAGCTTCATCAGCAACGGCAGTCTTCCTGCCGAGGTGCAGTACTTCACCTGGGCCCCGGAGGGAAATAAATAC GCTTACGTGTCCCACTTCAACGTTTTCTTCAAAGACCACGTCACGGCTGACACAGTACAGGTCACCCACAACGGCAAAAAGAATGAGATCCTGAACGGAGTCCCTGATTGGGTTTATGAGG AGGAGGTGTTTGCATCAAATGGAGCGTTATGGTGGTCTTCAAGTGGAAGATACTTGGCGTACGCTGAGTTTAATGACACAGAAGTGGAGAAAGTGGAGTTCTCCTGGTACGGAGCTCAGCAGTATCCTGAAACAGTGACTATTCCCTACCCCAAG GCGGGGTCAAACCTGACTAAGGTCAAACTATTTGTGGTCGATACCACAAACGCATCACACCGCATGCGGGTCCCTCCCCCTGCCTCCATTGCATCAag TGATCACATTTTGTGCTCAGTGACCTTCGTCACAGACCAACGCCTCGCAGTGCAGTGGCTCACCAGGAAGCAGAATTACCTGCTGGTGCAGATTTATGACTTTGATGGAATCAGCTGGCAAGAAAAACAG AAATTTGAGCAAACAAGCCAGACAGGCTGGATCGGCCAT TTCGTGCCTTTACCTCTTTTCTTTGCTGAGGATAAAATCAGCTTCTACAAGGTGATGAGCGACACCAGTGGTTACAAACATATTCATCACATCACAGAT GGCAAAGCAAGTGCTGTTACTGCTGGGAAATGGGAAGTCATCTACATATCCAAAGTGACCAAAGATGCCAT ATACTTTGTGAGTAACGAGTATGAAGGCGTTCCTGTCAAGAGAAACCTTTACAA GGTGCCCATAGGAAGCGGAGCATCGGGCCGTCAGTGCCTCACCTGCCGCTTTGAGGAGGACAGGTGTCAGTACAACTCAGCCTACTTCAGCATCAACGCCTCCTACTACCGCTTGGACTGCTACG GACCGGGTCTGCCCCTCTACGCGCTCATGGATAACCGGGGCCCAGGTGCAA AGATGTCCACCCTGGAAGATAACCAGGACCTGGACAACATCCTGAAGGAATTCCACATGCCGACCATGAAGTACGGCACCTTCAAGGTGGCAGGATTCG ATCTTTGGTATCAGATGATGTTACCGCCTCATTTCAAGTCATCTAAACAATATCCTCTTCTCATCGACGT GTACGGGGGTCCGGCCAGTCAGACAGTGGACTACCGTTTCAAGTTGAACTGGGCCACCTTCCTGTCCAGCAAGTACGGGATGGTGGTGGCCAGCTTCGATGGAAGGGGAAGCGGTTACCAAGGCGACCAGGTACTCCACGCCATCTATGGGCGCCTGGGGACCTTGGAGGTGGACGATCAGATAGCGGCTGTCAG gaAATTCATCGATTTGGGTTTTATCAGGAAAGACAGGATAGCCATATGGGGCTGG TCCTACGGTGGCTACGTGACCTCCATGGCCCTGGCTGCCGGAAGCGGACTTTTCAAATGCGGAATAGCGGTCGCCCCGGTAGCCAAGTGGGAATATTACG ATGCCGTGTACACCGAACGCTACATGGGCACACCGACAGAAAACGCCGACTCGTACAAG AATTCCACGGTAACGGGCCGAGCGAAGAACTTCAAGGGTACAGATTACCTGCTGGTCCATGGCACAGCAGACG ACAACGTCCACTTCCAGCAGGCAGCGCAGATCTCCAAAGCTCTGGTGGAGGAGCAGGTGGACTTCCAGGCCATG TGGTACACAGACAAGGACCATTCCCTCCGAGGCTCCGCCTACCGCCACACCTACACCCTGATGAGTCACTTCCTCCACAAATGCCTCATTTCTTCCTCCTAG